The window GCGACCGGGTGCTGTACTACCACTCGAACGTCCAACCGCCCGGCGTCGCCGGCCTCGCGGAGGTCGCCAGCGAGCCGTACCCCGACCCGACGCAGTTCGACGAGGCCAGCCCCTACTTCGACGCCAAGAGCACCCGCGACGCCCCGCGCTGGATGCTGGTCGACGTCACGCCCGTCCGGAAGTTGCCGCGCCTCGTGACGCTCGCGGAGATGCGCGAGGAGGCGGCGCTCGCCGACCTGCCGCTGCTGCGTCGCGGCAACCGCCTGAGCATCATGCCGGTCGCCGACGCCGAAGTCGACGTCATCCTGGCGATGGCCGAACGCCCCGCCCCCGACGGCGACGACGGCGCCTGAAGCCCCCCGACCTCCGCCCCCCGCGCCCGCCCGGGGGGCCGCCGCAACCCCGTGCGTGACGCGACGTGCGGCCGGAACGCCCCCCGGTCTGGTAGGTTTTCGGGCATGAGCGAACGCCGGACCCGGATCCTGGCCTTGGTCGCCGAGGCGTACATCGAGCGCGCCACGCCGGTCCCGTCCTCCTGGATCGCCGACCGGCTCGGCGTGTCCGGAGCGACCGTCCGCAGCGAGTTCGCGGCGCTCGAGGAGGCCGGCCTCCTGGCGCAACCGCACACCTCCGCCGGCCGCCTCCCCACCGCGGAGGGCTTCCGCCGCTACGCCGGCGCGCTGTTGCCCCCCCGGCCGCTCGCGCCGTCCCTCCGCCAGCGACTCGCGGCGCACCTCGCGGCGCTGCACGGGCGGGCGCTGCTGGACGGCGTCGCCGCCACCGCCTCGGACCTGGCGGGCTACGCCGTCGTCCTGGAGCTCCCCGCCGACCCGGACGTCCGCGCCCTCGAGGTGCACCTCAGTCCGCTGTCCAGCGGCCGGCTGTTGGCGGTCGCCGTCCTCGAGAACGGCCTGACGCGCGACGCGCTCGTCCCGATCGACCCCGCCCCGTCGACCGACGTGCTCGACGAAACCGAACGCCTGGTGCGCGACCTGGCGCTGCCGCTGCCGGCGATGCCCGACGCCCTCCGCGCCCGCGCCCGCAGCGTCGGGGACGGCATCCGCCGGACGCTGGACGCGTTGGCGGACGCGTGGCCCACCCTGCACGAGACCGAGATCGTGTCGCGCGGCCTCTCGCGCCTGTTCGACGAACCCGAATCCGCCGACCCCGGCTTCCTGCGGCGCGCCACGCGGCGCCTCGAGCGCGGCGGGCGGGACGCGCCCGAGGGGGCGTCCGACGACGCCGGTCCCCTCGCGCTGGGCTACGACGAGGACGTCGCCCTCGTCCATACCGACGTGCCCCTCCACCACGGCCCCGGACGCCTGACCCTCGTCGGGCCGGCCCGCATGCGCTACGCCGAAGCGTTCAGCGCGGCGCAGGGCGTCCGCCGCGCGCTGCACGCCGCCGCGGAGGCGGCGTGAGCGCCGCCACCCCCCCGGCCGACGCGGGCGCGACGCCCGACGTCGCGGTGGAGGTGCGCTTCTTCGCGCAACTCCGGACCGCGACCGGCGTCGGCGACACCCGCGTCACGCTCCCCGCCGGCGCGACCGTCCGGCAGCTCGCCGACCACCTCGAAGCGACGTACGACGGCCTCCGCCTCACCGGCAGCATGTGCGCCGTCGACGAGGCCTACGCGGCCCCCGACACGCCGCTCGAGGGCGGCGAGACCGTCGCCTTCCTCCCGCCCGTCTCCGGCGGCTGAGCCGCCGCACGGCCCCGCGCCCGCCGGGGCGGGCGCGTCCGTCACCGCCGGCCCCCGCCGCGCGTGACACCGTGAAGGTCGGACCCGCCGCGCCCGCGGCGCGCGAGGAGGAACGATGCCCCCCACCCATCCCCCGTCCCGCCGTGCCACGCGCGCACGCCCCACGCGCGCACGCCCCACGACCGCCCGGGCCGCGGGCGCGCTCCGCGCCACGCTTGCCGTCGTCCTGAGCGCGGCGCTCGCCGGGCCGGTCGCCGCCCAACCGGCGACCGACGCCCCGACGGACCCCGCGACCGACGCCGTCGTCCTGCGCTACGACCGCACGCGCGAAGCGCTGGACGACGCGCTCGCCGCGACGCCGGGCGACCCGGACGCCGCCACCACCGCCCTCGAGCGCGCCCGGACGGCGCTCGGGACCCTCGCGATCGACGCCGACGCGCCCCTGCTCGCGTCCGCCGACGCCGTCACCGGCGCCGCGACCGCCGCCGCCGACGCGGGGAACGCCGCCGACCTGGCGGTGCACGTCGCGGCGCTGCGCGGCGCCGCCGGCCGCCTCCTCTACGAATCCGGGCTCGCCGCCCGCGTGCGCGGCGACGCCGGCGCCGCCGACGCCCGCCTCCGCACCGTCCTCCGCGACGTCGGGCTCGACGCCGACGCGGTCCTCCCCGCCGACGACGCGTCGGTCCGGACGGTGCGGCGCGCGGTGGAGGCCGCCCTCGCCGACGACCTCGCGGCCCGCCTGTCGGCGTGGCCGCCCGCCGGCGGGGTCGCCGACGCCTACCGCGTCCTCGCCGAAACGTACGGCGCGTCGCTCCTGCTGCACGACGCCCCCGACCTGCCCCGCGACCCGACCGACGCCTTCCTCGAGGCCGCCGAAGCCTGGGTCGGCGGCGACGCGGACCGCGCCCGCGCCCGCACCCGCGACCTGGCGGACGCCTTCACCACCCTCGCCACCGCCGCCCGCACCGACGCGCCGCCGGAAGGTGCGGCGGCCCCCACCGACGCGGCGTCCCCCGCCGCCCCGAGCGAAGCCGTCGCCACGAGCCTGGCGCGCTACGGCCTCCCCGACGACGAACGCGCGCGCCTGGCGATGCACGTCCGCGAGCGCGGCGCGGACTCCGTCGACGCCCTCGCCGACGGCGTCGCGACCGCCCTCGCGCGGGCGCACGGCGCCTGGCGGGCCGGCGACGTCGAGGGCGGCCGCACCCACCTCCGGACCGCTGCCGCCCGGTACGACCGGGACCTCGGCCCGGTCGTGGTCGCCGCCCGCCCCGCCCTCGACGCGTCGCTCCGCGCCGCGTTCGACCGCGCCGCCCGCACGCCGGCCCCCCGCCCCGCCGACGCCGCCGACCTCGCCTACGCCGTCGCGACCCTCCCGGACCGCCTGGCCGGCGCCCCCGCCGCGCCGCTGCCCGCGGTCCGCACCACCGCCCAAACCACCCTCGCCGGGACCGCACGGCCGGCGGTCGAGGTGGGGCTCGGCGTGCTGGCGCTCCTGGCGGTCGTCGCCCCCCTCGCCGCGCGCGGCGCGCGCGGGCGCGGCGCGCTGGCGGTGGGTCTGGCCTTCTGGCTGGCGCCCGTCGTCCTGCGCGGCGTGGCGGCGGGCCTCGCCTGGCTCGCGCCCGACGTCGCGCGCGACGTCGCGCCCTGGTTGGCGCCGTTCGATCCCGCCCACCACGACGCCGGCCTGATCGCCTACGCCGTCCTCGCGTTGCTCGGGACGGTCCTCGTGGCGCGCGGCGTCGCCGCGAACGGCGGCCGCCGCGGCCCCGTCGTTCGGGAGACCCGCGCGTCGTGAACGGAGTGCGGGTCCTGCCCGACGTGGCCGCCACCCGCACCTTCGCCGGGGAGGTCGCCGCCCGCCTCCCGGCGGGCGCCCTCCTGCTCCTGGACGGGCCGCTGGGGGCGGGCAAGACGACGTTCGTGGCCGCCCTCGTCGAGGCGCTCGGCGGCCCGGACCGCGCCGCCAGCCCGACGTACACGCTCGTGCACGAGTACCCGACGCCGGACGGCGTCGTCGTGCACGTCGACGCCTACCGCCTCGACGGCGCGGCGGCGCTGAACGAGCTCGGCCTGGACGCGTACCTCGACCGCGCCCGACTGGTCGCGGTCGAGTGGGGCGGCGTCCTGGCCGACGCCTACCCCGAGGCGTGGCGCCTCACCCTCGCGCGCCCGGGCGGCG is drawn from Trueperaceae bacterium and contains these coding sequences:
- a CDS encoding EVE domain-containing protein, producing the protein MARSWLMKSEPYVYSYDDLEAEGRTLWDGIRNYQARNFMRDEMRIGDRVLYYHSNVQPPGVAGLAEVASEPYPDPTQFDEASPYFDAKSTRDAPRWMLVDVTPVRKLPRLVTLAEMREEAALADLPLLRRGNRLSIMPVADAEVDVILAMAERPAPDGDDGA
- a CDS encoding MoaD/ThiS family protein, translated to MSAATPPADAGATPDVAVEVRFFAQLRTATGVGDTRVTLPAGATVRQLADHLEATYDGLRLTGSMCAVDEAYAAPDTPLEGGETVAFLPPVSGG
- the tsaE gene encoding tRNA (adenosine(37)-N6)-threonylcarbamoyltransferase complex ATPase subunit type 1 TsaE; protein product: MNGVRVLPDVAATRTFAGEVAARLPAGALLLLDGPLGAGKTTFVAALVEALGGPDRAASPTYTLVHEYPTPDGVVVHVDAYRLDGAAALNELGLDAYLDRARLVAVEWGGVLADAYPEAWRLTLARPGGADAARHATLTAPAG